One Sinorhizobium mexicanum genomic region harbors:
- a CDS encoding S-(hydroxymethyl)glutathione dehydrogenase/class III alcohol dehydrogenase, protein MDVRAAVATEAGKPLEIMTVQLEGPKAGEVLVEVKATGICHTDDFTLSGADPEGLFPAILGHEGAGIVVDVGPGVTSVKKGDHVIPLYTPECRACPSCLSRKTNLCTAIRATQGQGLMPDGTSRFSIGKDKIHHYMGCSTFANFTVLPEIAVAKVNPDAPFDKICYIGCGVTTGIGAVINTARVEMGSTAIVFGLGGIGLNVIQGLRLAGADMIIGVDLNNDKKPWGEKFGMTHFVNPKEVGDDIVPYLVNMTKRGADQIGGADYTFDCTGNVKVMRQALEASHRGWGKSVIIGVAGAGQEIATRPFQLVTGRTWMGTAFGGARGRTDVPKIVDWYMEGKIAIDPMITHTLSLDDINKGFELMHSGESIRSVVIY, encoded by the coding sequence ATGGACGTACGCGCCGCCGTCGCCACTGAGGCCGGCAAGCCACTGGAAATCATGACGGTTCAGCTCGAAGGGCCGAAGGCCGGCGAGGTGCTGGTCGAGGTGAAGGCGACCGGCATCTGCCATACCGATGATTTCACCCTGTCCGGCGCCGATCCGGAAGGGCTGTTTCCGGCAATCCTCGGCCACGAGGGCGCCGGCATCGTCGTCGACGTCGGCCCCGGCGTCACCTCGGTGAAGAAGGGCGACCATGTCATTCCGCTCTATACCCCGGAATGCCGCGCCTGCCCGTCGTGCCTCAGCCGCAAGACCAATCTCTGCACCGCCATCCGCGCCACCCAGGGGCAAGGGCTGATGCCGGACGGCACCTCGCGGTTTTCGATCGGCAAGGACAAGATCCACCACTATATGGGCTGCTCGACCTTTGCCAACTTCACCGTGCTGCCGGAGATCGCCGTCGCCAAGGTCAATCCCGACGCGCCGTTCGACAAGATCTGCTACATCGGCTGCGGCGTCACCACCGGCATCGGCGCGGTGATCAACACGGCACGCGTCGAGATGGGATCGACCGCGATCGTCTTCGGTCTCGGCGGCATCGGCTTGAACGTCATCCAGGGGCTTCGGCTTGCCGGTGCCGACATGATCATCGGCGTCGATCTGAACAACGACAAGAAGCCCTGGGGCGAAAAATTCGGCATGACCCACTTCGTCAACCCGAAGGAGGTCGGCGACGACATCGTGCCCTATCTCGTCAACATGACGAAGCGCGGCGCCGACCAGATCGGCGGCGCCGACTACACCTTCGACTGCACCGGCAATGTGAAGGTGATGCGCCAGGCGCTCGAGGCCTCGCATCGCGGCTGGGGCAAGTCGGTGATCATCGGGGTGGCCGGCGCCGGCCAGGAGATAGCCACCCGGCCGTTCCAGCTGGTCACCGGCCGCACCTGGATGGGCACCGCCTTCGGCGGCGCGCGCGGGCGCACCGACGTGCCGAAGATCGTCGACTGGTACATGGAGGGCAAGATCGCAATCGACCCGATGATCACCCACACGCTGTCGCTCGACGACATCAACAAGGGCTTCGAGCTGATGCATTCCGGCGAAAGCATCAGGAGCGTCGTGATCTATTGA
- a CDS encoding helix-turn-helix domain-containing protein gives MRLSTETMIARLRETGDGDTLGGRIWRARDAANLSMTELADRLGVRCETVAAWERDRAEPRTNRLFMLAGVLGVTPAWLIAGLGRAPDDDSSIGSKEALREQLDLVKKLHAQTGEAIAALEAELDRIQPTIGPRR, from the coding sequence ATGCGCCTGTCCACCGAAACCATGATCGCGCGTCTTCGCGAAACAGGAGACGGCGACACGCTTGGAGGACGCATCTGGAGAGCGCGTGACGCCGCGAACCTTTCCATGACGGAACTGGCGGATCGGCTTGGCGTGCGGTGCGAAACCGTTGCTGCATGGGAACGCGACCGTGCCGAACCTCGCACCAACCGCCTCTTCATGCTGGCTGGCGTGCTGGGCGTCACTCCGGCTTGGCTGATTGCCGGCCTTGGCCGCGCGCCCGACGACGATTCCTCCATTGGCTCGAAGGAGGCACTCCGGGAGCAACTCGATCTTGTCAAGAAATTGCACGCCCAGACCGGCGAGGCCATCGCCGCGCTCGAAGCGGAACTCGATCGCATCCAGCCGACCATTGGTCCGCGACGATAA
- a CDS encoding DMT family transporter: MRGVAIMLFAMLILPCMDAIAKYMAVYEGMSPGQVTFYRFFFQLVSTAPLLFSAGGLRAFYPKRPWPNILRGVLLAAAALFFFVSVKYMPLADVFAIYFVEPFILTCLSALILREKVGWRRWSAIAVGFGGAMVVIQPSFAVFGLKSLLPVACAFLFACYLFLNRALGSADSPLTMQTVAGIGGTLFMAAVIAVGNGFGAVDFEPSLPQSALGWVLVVALGTISGWGHLLVVKAFQAAPISLLAPFHYFEIVSATALGYIVFGDFPTPSKWLGILVIVASGLYIIWRERQVQKRKRA; the protein is encoded by the coding sequence ATGCGCGGCGTGGCGATCATGCTCTTCGCCATGCTCATCCTGCCCTGCATGGATGCGATTGCGAAATACATGGCGGTCTACGAGGGCATGTCGCCCGGTCAAGTAACCTTTTACCGCTTCTTCTTTCAACTCGTATCGACGGCACCGTTGTTGTTTTCGGCGGGCGGGCTGCGTGCGTTTTATCCGAAGCGGCCCTGGCCGAACATTCTTCGCGGCGTACTTCTTGCCGCGGCCGCGCTCTTTTTCTTCGTTTCGGTGAAATACATGCCGCTCGCGGACGTGTTCGCCATCTACTTCGTCGAGCCGTTCATTTTGACATGCCTTTCGGCACTGATCCTGCGCGAGAAAGTGGGATGGCGGCGGTGGTCGGCGATCGCCGTCGGCTTCGGCGGTGCGATGGTTGTCATCCAGCCGAGCTTTGCCGTCTTCGGCCTGAAGTCATTGCTGCCGGTCGCCTGCGCCTTCCTCTTTGCCTGTTACCTCTTCCTGAATCGCGCCCTTGGCAGCGCCGATTCGCCGCTGACAATGCAGACGGTCGCCGGCATAGGCGGGACGCTGTTCATGGCGGCAGTGATCGCCGTCGGCAATGGATTCGGTGCCGTCGATTTCGAACCGTCACTGCCGCAATCGGCGCTAGGCTGGGTGCTCGTCGTCGCGCTCGGGACTATCTCCGGCTGGGGACATCTTCTTGTCGTCAAGGCATTTCAGGCCGCGCCGATATCGCTCCTGGCACCATTCCATTATTTCGAGATCGTCTCGGCGACCGCGCTCGGCTACATCGTGTTCGGGGATTTTCCGACGCCATCGAAGTGGCTCGGCATTCTCGTGATCGTCGCATCCGGGCTGTACATCATCTGGCGCGAGCGGCAGGTGCAGAAGCGAAAGCGGGCGTAA
- the lipB gene encoding lipoyl(octanoyl) transferase LipB: MQRDNLDRNMFAPPGAPAVRWRIAPSLVDYPQAVETMEREAAAIAAGAADELVWLVEHPPLYTAGTSADASDLVMPDRFPVFATGRGGEYTYHGPGQRVAYVMLDLKRRRQDVRAFVAALETVIITTLDSMNVKGERREDRVGVWVRRPEKPTLPDGSAAEDKIAAIGIRLRKWVSFHGFALNVDPDLDHFGGIVPCGIRGHGVTSLVDLGLPVMMPDVDIRLREAFETVFGPTRIESDCLQPLAPLA; the protein is encoded by the coding sequence ATGCAGCGCGACAATCTCGACCGGAACATGTTTGCACCGCCCGGAGCGCCCGCAGTGCGCTGGCGCATAGCCCCCTCCCTCGTCGACTATCCGCAGGCAGTCGAAACGATGGAACGGGAAGCCGCGGCCATCGCCGCCGGCGCCGCGGACGAACTGGTCTGGCTGGTCGAGCACCCGCCTCTTTATACGGCAGGCACAAGCGCCGACGCTTCGGACCTGGTGATGCCTGACCGGTTCCCAGTTTTTGCGACCGGTCGGGGCGGCGAATACACCTATCACGGTCCGGGCCAAAGGGTCGCCTATGTGATGCTTGACCTCAAACGACGCCGCCAGGATGTGCGCGCCTTTGTCGCAGCGCTCGAGACGGTCATCATCACCACGCTCGATTCAATGAATGTCAAAGGCGAACGCCGCGAAGACCGGGTTGGCGTATGGGTGCGCCGCCCGGAAAAGCCGACACTGCCCGACGGATCAGCGGCCGAAGATAAGATCGCCGCGATCGGTATCCGGCTGCGCAAATGGGTGAGCTTTCATGGCTTCGCGCTGAATGTCGATCCGGACCTCGATCACTTCGGCGGTATCGTGCCCTGCGGCATCCGCGGTCACGGTGTGACCAGTCTGGTCGATCTTGGCCTCCCGGTCATGATGCCCGACGTCGACATCCGGCTGAGGGAGGCATTCGAAACAGTCTTTGGGCCGACACGCATCGAAAGCGACTGTCTCCAACCATTGGCGCCGCTGGCCTGA
- a CDS encoding PrkA family serine protein kinase: MTRSESDVFDLFSEIYTSAAQEEISLQEYLLACRDDKSMYATAQERMVEAIGEPTLVDTSADERLGRIFANRTIKIYPSFSDFYGMEDTIERIVGYFRYAAQGLEERKQILYLLGPVGGGKSSLAERLKKLMEARPIYTLMVNGKISPIFESPLGLFHPERMADLLEDKYGIARRRLTGLISPWAAKRLDEVGGDISKFSVVKLVPSRLRQIGIAKTEPGDENNQDVSSLVGKVDIRQLENYSQADPDAYSYSGGLNRTTQGLLEFVEMFKAPIKVLHPLLTATQEGNYNGTENFGAFPYQGTVLAHSNESEWLQFKNNKNNEAFLDRILVVKVPYCLRVTEEKLIYEKLLRESELVDNPCAPEVLECLSRFTVSTRLAPHENSPLYTKMRVYDGENLKDTDPKAKSVQEYRDAAGVDEGMTGVSTRFAFKVLSETFNYDTKEVAADPVHLMYIMEQAIKREQFAKEIEASYLDFIKSELATRYAEFIGHEIQKAYLESYSEYGQNLFDRYIAYADAWLEDQDFKDPDTGQILNRKVLDSELSQIEKPAGIANPKDFRNEVVKFTLRARAKNSGRNPSWTSYEKLREVIEKRMFGQVEDLLPVISFGSKKDSATEKQHAEFVQRMIERGYTERQVRRLVDWYMRVNKAG, from the coding sequence ATGACAAGGAGTGAATCTGACGTCTTCGATCTCTTTTCAGAGATCTATACAAGCGCAGCGCAAGAAGAGATAAGTCTGCAAGAATATCTCCTCGCCTGCCGCGACGACAAGAGTATGTACGCCACCGCGCAGGAGCGCATGGTGGAGGCCATTGGAGAGCCGACCCTCGTCGATACGAGCGCGGACGAGCGTCTCGGGCGAATCTTCGCCAATCGAACCATCAAGATCTATCCCTCATTCTCCGACTTCTATGGCATGGAGGATACGATCGAGCGGATTGTCGGCTATTTCCGCTATGCCGCGCAGGGCCTGGAAGAACGCAAGCAAATTCTCTACCTCCTCGGGCCAGTCGGCGGCGGCAAATCTTCGCTGGCGGAGCGGCTCAAGAAGCTGATGGAGGCGCGTCCCATCTACACATTGATGGTTAACGGCAAGATCAGCCCCATCTTCGAATCCCCGCTCGGGCTCTTCCACCCGGAACGCATGGCCGATCTTCTCGAGGACAAGTATGGAATCGCGAGACGGCGGCTCACCGGTCTGATTTCGCCTTGGGCGGCCAAGCGGCTCGACGAAGTCGGCGGCGACATCTCGAAATTCAGCGTCGTCAAACTGGTGCCATCCCGCTTGCGGCAGATCGGCATCGCGAAGACCGAACCCGGCGACGAAAACAACCAGGATGTCTCCTCGTTGGTCGGCAAGGTCGATATCCGCCAGCTCGAAAATTACAGCCAGGCCGATCCGGACGCCTACTCCTACAGCGGCGGGTTGAACCGCACCACACAGGGGTTGCTTGAATTCGTGGAGATGTTCAAGGCGCCGATCAAGGTCCTCCACCCGTTGCTGACGGCGACGCAGGAGGGCAATTACAACGGCACCGAGAATTTCGGCGCGTTTCCTTACCAGGGCACCGTCCTGGCGCATTCCAACGAATCCGAGTGGCTTCAGTTCAAGAACAACAAGAACAATGAGGCGTTCCTCGACCGCATTCTGGTGGTCAAGGTGCCTTATTGCCTGCGCGTCACCGAAGAGAAGCTGATCTACGAGAAGCTCCTTCGTGAAAGTGAACTCGTCGATAATCCTTGCGCGCCGGAAGTTCTGGAGTGCTTGAGCCGGTTCACGGTGTCGACCCGTCTTGCTCCGCATGAGAACTCGCCACTTTACACGAAGATGCGGGTCTATGACGGCGAGAACCTGAAAGACACCGATCCGAAGGCAAAATCGGTACAGGAATATCGTGACGCCGCGGGCGTCGACGAGGGTATGACGGGCGTCAGCACCCGCTTTGCCTTCAAGGTGCTGTCGGAGACCTTCAACTATGACACTAAGGAGGTCGCCGCCGACCCCGTGCATCTGATGTATATCATGGAGCAGGCGATCAAACGCGAACAGTTTGCCAAGGAAATCGAGGCGAGCTATCTCGACTTCATCAAGTCGGAATTGGCCACGCGCTATGCCGAATTCATCGGCCATGAAATCCAGAAAGCCTATCTGGAATCCTATAGCGAATACGGTCAGAACCTGTTCGACCGGTATATCGCCTACGCCGATGCATGGCTTGAGGACCAGGACTTCAAGGATCCGGACACTGGACAGATCCTCAACCGGAAGGTTCTCGACAGCGAGTTGTCTCAGATCGAAAAGCCGGCAGGCATCGCCAATCCGAAGGACTTCCGCAACGAAGTCGTTAAGTTCACGTTGCGTGCTCGCGCGAAGAACAGCGGCCGCAATCCCTCTTGGACGAGCTATGAAAAGCTGCGCGAAGTCATCGAAAAGCGTATGTTCGGTCAGGTCGAGGATCTGCTGCCAGTCATCAGCTTCGGCTCCAAGAAAGACAGTGCCACCGAGAAGCAGCATGCCGAGTTCGTCCAGCGCATGATTGAACGCGGATATACCGAACGGCAGGTTCGAAGGCTCGTCGACTGGTACATGAGAGTGAACAAGGCGGGCTAA
- a CDS encoding YeaH/YhbH family protein, translated as MPNFIDRRLNPKDKSLGNRRRFLKRAREELKRTIKEQIKAGKIADVDAEHRVPMPERGVGEPSFQPSPGTGERQYVLPGNQEFTPGDRLPKPSARGGASGKGAGTGESEDDFQFVLSRDEVLDLFFEDLELPDMVKLNLKESVAFKPRRAGFATSGSPTNINVGRTMRNSYGRRIALRRPSRADVAAVADEIAKLEAESNASGAHHKRIEALREELDKLERRRRRIAYVDPVDIRFNRFEPQPLPNASAVMFCLMDVSASMGEREKDLAKRFFVLLHLFLKRRYKRIDIVFIRHTDEAGEVDENTFFYSKQSGGTVVSTAIEEMLRIIEERYPAREWNIYAAQASDGENSAGDSDLCVSLLHREVMRLCQYYAYVEIIDERETEIFGTTDNGTSLWRAYRTVDSEWSNFQMTRIARPSDIYPVFRKLFARQPTMQLRTERR; from the coding sequence ATGCCGAATTTCATCGACCGCCGCCTTAATCCAAAGGACAAGAGCCTTGGCAACCGGCGGCGTTTCCTGAAACGGGCGCGGGAAGAGCTGAAACGGACGATCAAGGAGCAGATCAAAGCAGGCAAGATCGCGGACGTGGATGCGGAGCACCGCGTGCCCATGCCCGAACGCGGCGTCGGTGAACCATCCTTCCAGCCTTCCCCGGGCACCGGCGAGAGGCAGTATGTCCTGCCCGGCAACCAAGAGTTCACGCCGGGCGATCGCCTCCCGAAGCCAAGCGCGCGTGGCGGCGCCTCGGGCAAGGGCGCGGGAACCGGCGAGAGCGAAGACGACTTCCAGTTCGTGCTGTCGCGGGACGAAGTCCTCGATCTCTTTTTCGAGGATCTTGAGTTACCCGACATGGTGAAGCTCAACCTTAAGGAGTCGGTCGCGTTCAAGCCGCGTCGGGCCGGTTTTGCGACGTCGGGATCGCCCACGAACATCAATGTGGGGCGCACGATGCGCAACAGCTATGGCCGCCGTATCGCGCTCAGGCGGCCCAGCCGCGCGGATGTGGCCGCAGTCGCCGACGAAATTGCCAAGCTGGAGGCGGAATCGAACGCCAGTGGTGCCCACCACAAGCGCATCGAGGCGTTGCGCGAGGAACTGGACAAGCTGGAGCGCCGCCGCCGCCGCATTGCTTATGTCGATCCGGTCGACATCCGCTTCAATCGCTTCGAGCCGCAGCCGCTGCCGAATGCAAGCGCGGTGATGTTTTGCCTGATGGATGTCTCCGCCTCAATGGGCGAGCGCGAGAAGGATCTGGCCAAGCGTTTCTTCGTCCTGCTGCATCTCTTCCTCAAGCGGCGCTACAAGCGAATCGACATCGTCTTCATTCGCCACACGGATGAGGCAGGGGAGGTCGACGAAAATACCTTTTTCTACAGCAAGCAGAGCGGTGGCACGGTTGTCTCCACGGCCATCGAGGAGATGCTCCGCATCATTGAGGAGCGTTATCCGGCGCGCGAATGGAACATCTACGCTGCCCAGGCCTCCGACGGGGAGAACAGCGCCGGGGATTCGGATCTTTGCGTTTCGCTTCTCCACCGGGAGGTGATGCGCCTTTGCCAATATTATGCCTATGTTGAAATCATAGATGAGCGTGAGACGGAGATTTTCGGTACGACCGACAACGGCACATCTCTCTGGCGCGCCTATCGCACGGTCGACAGCGAGTGGTCGAATTTCCAGATGACGCGGATTGCGAGACCGTCGGACATCTATCCGGTTTTCCGGAAGCTTTTCGCCAGGCAGCCAACCATGCAACTGCGCACTGAAAGGCGATAG
- a CDS encoding SpoVR family protein — protein sequence MPKGAASNLLFHNSDWNFETLSRTYDAIETIALDELHLDVYPNQLEIISSEQMLDAYSSVGMPLMYQHWSFGKRFVFEEHLYRKGRRGLAYELVINSNPCITYLMEENTMAMQALVTAHAAFGHNHFFKNNYLFQQWTDASAILSYMEFAKKYITKCEERYGTSEVEVILDSAHALMDQGVFRYRRPPRLSSEKERERARERLEYEEQTYSDLWRTLPPSSDGHDSKEAERDASERKKALNLPEENLLYFLEKTSLILEPWQRELLRIVRVIAQYFYPQRQTKVMNEGCATFVHYTIMNRLFDQGRISEGSMLEMLHSHSNVVFQPSFDDPRFPGINPYALGFAMMQDIQRVCTDPTSEDRDWFPEIAGSGRWRETLIDAWANHRDESFILQYLSPALIRKFRLFLLTDEAGDNYCEVASIHNERGYETIRTALARSYDVAANQSDIQVVDVDLLGDRHLRLQHNVKNGILLDEASRDATLRHVRHLWGYDVSLAGIDAETDDVLYECSTAPTSE from the coding sequence ATGCCCAAGGGCGCTGCCTCAAACCTTCTGTTTCACAATTCCGATTGGAATTTCGAGACGCTGTCGCGCACCTATGATGCGATCGAAACGATTGCACTGGATGAATTGCATCTCGACGTCTATCCGAATCAACTCGAGATCATCTCTTCTGAGCAGATGCTCGACGCCTATTCTTCGGTAGGGATGCCGCTGATGTACCAGCACTGGTCCTTCGGCAAGCGCTTCGTTTTCGAGGAACATCTCTATCGCAAGGGCCGCCGCGGCCTTGCCTATGAACTGGTCATCAACTCCAACCCCTGCATCACCTATCTGATGGAGGAGAACACCATGGCCATGCAGGCCCTGGTGACGGCGCACGCGGCCTTCGGCCACAACCACTTTTTCAAGAACAACTATCTGTTCCAGCAGTGGACCGATGCCAGCGCGATCCTGAGCTATATGGAGTTTGCCAAGAAATACATCACCAAATGCGAGGAGCGGTACGGAACATCCGAGGTGGAGGTCATTCTCGATTCCGCCCACGCACTCATGGATCAGGGCGTCTTCCGATATCGTCGTCCACCGCGACTTTCGTCCGAAAAGGAGCGGGAGCGCGCCCGCGAGCGGCTCGAATACGAGGAGCAGACCTACAGCGATTTATGGAGAACGCTGCCGCCCTCATCGGATGGGCACGACTCCAAGGAGGCCGAGCGCGACGCTTCCGAGCGGAAGAAGGCGCTCAACCTGCCCGAAGAAAATCTGCTCTATTTTCTTGAAAAAACCAGCCTGATCCTGGAGCCCTGGCAGCGGGAACTCCTGCGTATCGTGCGCGTCATCGCCCAGTACTTCTATCCACAGCGGCAGACGAAAGTGATGAACGAGGGATGTGCGACCTTCGTGCACTACACGATCATGAACAGGCTTTTCGATCAGGGCAGGATCAGCGAAGGCTCCATGCTGGAAATGCTCCACAGCCACTCCAACGTGGTTTTCCAGCCATCCTTCGACGACCCGCGCTTTCCGGGCATCAATCCCTATGCGCTGGGATTTGCCATGATGCAGGACATCCAGCGCGTCTGCACGGATCCGACATCGGAAGACCGTGATTGGTTTCCCGAGATCGCCGGCAGCGGCAGATGGCGGGAGACGCTGATCGATGCCTGGGCGAACCACCGGGATGAGTCCTTCATCCTGCAATATCTGAGCCCTGCATTGATCCGCAAATTCAGGCTGTTCCTATTGACCGACGAGGCCGGCGACAACTACTGCGAAGTTGCCTCGATCCATAACGAGCGCGGCTATGAGACCATACGCACAGCGCTTGCACGCAGCTATGATGTTGCGGCGAACCAGTCGGACATCCAGGTCGTGGATGTCGATCTCCTGGGGGACCGCCACCTTCGGCTGCAGCACAACGTGAAGAACGGCATACTCCTGGACGAAGCGAGCCGCGACGCCACGCTCCGTCACGTGCGCCATCTTTGGGGTTACGACGTCAGCCTCGCCGGCATCGATGCGGAAACCGACGACGTGCTCTATGAGTGCTCGACGGCGCCCACTTCCGAATAG
- a CDS encoding peptide deformylase produces the protein MAILPIVRFPHAALTTAAETIKHFDGDLRQLASDLLETMHAAPGIGITANHVGVLRRLTVIELDRASGSRVFANPEIIWQSHDLMRHAEGSVSMPGISEEVERPCAVRVRYQSLSGETLEEYAEGLMAICLQHEIDQLSGIFWTQRLSRLKRERAVKRFEKMTRGER, from the coding sequence ATGGCTATTCTCCCCATCGTACGTTTTCCGCACGCGGCGCTCACCACCGCAGCCGAAACGATCAAACATTTCGACGGCGACCTTCGGCAACTGGCAAGCGACCTTCTTGAAACGATGCACGCCGCCCCGGGGATCGGCATTACCGCAAATCATGTAGGTGTTCTGCGACGGCTGACGGTGATCGAGCTGGATCGGGCAAGCGGCTCGCGGGTCTTCGCCAATCCGGAGATTATCTGGCAATCCCATGACCTGATGCGGCATGCCGAAGGCAGCGTCTCGATGCCCGGCATTTCAGAGGAAGTCGAGCGGCCGTGTGCGGTGCGCGTGCGCTATCAGTCGCTATCCGGCGAAACCTTGGAAGAATATGCAGAAGGACTGATGGCGATCTGCCTGCAGCACGAGATCGACCAGCTCTCCGGTATTTTCTGGACGCAACGCCTTTCCCGGCTAAAGCGCGAACGCGCCGTCAAGCGGTTCGAAAAAATGACCAGAGGTGAGCGCTGA